CTCCTTCTGTCACCACATCTGTGTGCCCTTCAAACAACAGCGTCTTCCCGGGTTTACCTGAATCTATGATTCCTATGACGTTCGGCCGTCCAGGAACCACCTCTTCGACATGGACTTCAATGCCTAACTTCTCCAAATAGTCAGCTACAAAATTAGCTGCTTTTTCCTCGTTCCCTCCTTCAACACTTGGACGATAAACACTCGAAATTCGTACTAACCGCTGGGTTAAGGAAATTACTTCTTCCCGGTCCCGTAATATGCGTTTAGACTGCTCTGTTTTTATCATGAATTACATGCTCCTTTCTAAGCTATCGTAATTGCTGCCTGTACCTGCTCCTGCATTTTTTGCGGTGATTAAGCTGACTAAAATAAATGCCAGGAAAGACAAGACGACTGGCAGTACAACTGTATGCATACCAAATGCTTCAGGATAGAAGTTATGAAACAATGTATAAGATAAAATCCCTGTCAGCATCGACGCCAGCGCGCCATGCTTATTTCCTTTGCTCCAATAAAGGCCTAGTACAACCGGCCAGATGAATGCTGCTTCTAACCCTCCGAACGCAAAAAGATTCAGCCAGATTAGGAGATTAGGAGGATCAAGTGCCATCAGACAGACTGCGATTCCAAGAATAGCTGTCACACCCATACTCAGCTTTTTCACTTTCTCATGAGAAGCTTTCGGTTCAATATAATTCAAATACACGTCCTTTACTACTGAGGAACTGACTAACAGAAGCAAGGAATCGACCGTAGACATGATCGCTGCCATCGGTGCAGCCAGTACAATACCAGCCACCCAAGCAGGCAAAACTTCCAGTGCAATCAGCGGCATTACTTTATCTCCTACTTCTATGCCAGGAAGGATGGGACGTGCAAAAACACCAATTAAGTGCATAAAGAGCATGATAAAGCCAACAACAACAGTACCTATGATTAAGGCACGGTGCATCGCCTTCGAATTTTTATAAGACATCGCTCGGACGGTTACTTGCGGCAGCCCGACAACCCCTACACCGACAAGGAGCCAAAAGGAAGATACATAGGCCGCACTTAGATTGCCATCGAATCCGTAAGGCGTAATCAAGTTAGGATTTTCCGCTTGAAGATCAGCTACGATGTTTGAAACTCCTCCTCCTGCAATAACAACAGCTATCAACAGAACAAGCGTACCGACCAGCATGACGATGCCTTGCACAGCATCCGTCACAGCCACAGCACGGAATCCGCCAATAATGACATAGACCAGTACAGAAATAGCGAAGATGAATAATGCGCCTAAGTAGGAGATTCCCGTCAAAGATTCTATCAACCGGGCACCACCGACCCATTGGGCGGCCATTGCAGAGAACAAGAAGATGATAATACTAAAAGCAGAAGTCAGCACGACCCATTTGCTTTGATAGCGTTCTTTTAAAAAGTCGATCAATGTCACTGCGTTGTAACGCCGTGCCATGATTGCGAATTTTTTACCAAGGATCATTAATACGAAATAACCTGTAGCTACCTGCGACATCGAAAGAAGCACCCAGCCAAATCCTTGGGTATAAGCGACTCCAGGCCCGCCGATAAAGCTGCTGGCACTTCCGTAAGTCGCAATCATCGTCATCGCTAGAATGAAGCCGCCTAGTTCCCTTCCTCCAAGGAAATACTCAGATAAGAAAGAATCCGATGATTTTACGAACTTGCTCGCCCAAAATCCGATGAAGAAAATGACGACTAAAAATAATAACAGTGGAATAATGACAGCCCAATTCACGTATGATCGCCCCCTTCTTCATCAAAAGAAACATCAGTAAACCAAAATTTTACGATCACAATGACCAGCACTGACATCACTATAAACCCCAGAACGCAGCTATAGAAAAACCATGCCGGCAGTCCAAATACAAACGAATACTCTTCAGGTGATTTCGATCCCAGGCCGTAAGCAAAACCGAACCACCAAATAAAATTAAAAATAACCAGCCCTACACCCATTAAAGCCTCACGATGAGCGATCTTAAAGCGAGGATCTATCTTTTCTTTTTTCAAATCATTCACTCCTTTATTAGAAACAAGAATCTTGAATGGCCCGTTTTATGGCTCCGCTTAAAAAACGTACAGTTCCTTCATCAATTATTAAAGGGGGAGCAATAGTTAAGACATTATTAAAACCAGCAACCGTGTCACCATTTTTCCCTATTATCACACCAAGTTCTTTACACCTCGTAATTACTTTATTAATCCTTTCTTCTTCGAGTGGTATTCGGGAAGATTGATCCTTCACTAACTCGATTCCAATCACAAGTCCTTTCGAACGAATATCTCCTACATGAGGATGACTCTTCAGCTCAGCCAGTTCATCTATCAATTGCTTGCCTCGGATTCTTGAATTTTTCACTAAATTTTCTTCTTCAATGATTTCTATGTTTTTCAAAGCCAGGGCACATGCTGAGGGATTTCCGCCGAACGTGTTGACCGTACGAAAGTGATTATAATCCCCTTCCTCTTTAAAAGCATCATAAATGTCTTTTCGGACGGCTGTTGCAGATAACGGTAAATATCCGCTTGTCACACCTTTAGCCATCGTTATAATATCAGGGCTGATTCCTTCATGCTGAAAGCCAAACTTCTCTCCGGTTCGACCGAATCCCGAGATGACTTCATCTATGATCAGCAAGACACCATGCCGATCACATATATCCCTAACCTTCTTCAAGTAACCTTCAGGTGGAACAAAAACCCCGCCTCCTGTTATGTAAGGCTCCATGATGACTGCGGCCACCGTTTCGTCCAATTCCCATGTCATTGTCTGCTCGACCATATCTGCACATTCGTGATTACAGGTTGTCGGCTGCTTCCCTAATGGACAGTGATAGCAATCCGGCGGCACCGTATGAATAAATCCGGCCGCCAGCGGCTCATATTTATATTTCCGCTGAGCCTGGCCCGTGGCCGCAAGTGCTCCTAATGTCCCGCCGTGATACGCACGGTATCTTGAAAGAACTTTGTATCTCTCAGACTCACCCTTTTGGTGAAAGTATTGCCTCGCCACTTTAAAAGCTGCTTCGTTTGCTTCAGACCCGCTGTTAGAAAAAAAGAAAACATACTCATCATCCAGCCATGAATTAAGCTTTTCCGCCAACTCTATCGCAGGCTTATGACTATGAACAAGCGGATAATAAGACATCTCTACCATTTGATTATGAGCTGCCTCCGCCAATACTTCCCGTCCATAACCAACATTCACACACCAAAGTCCGCTCATTGCATCCAAATACTTATTTTGATCCGTATCTTCTACAAAGCACCCTTTCGCACTTTTTGCAATCAACGGATTCTTTCGAAAAGGAGTCATTCCATGCATGATGTTGTCGTGATCTCTCTCAATCCATGTTTTAACCTTATTCATTTCCGCCCTCCTATTCTGCTGAATTTACACAATTGTCAGCTCGGATAATTTCCCTT
This window of the Halobacillus sp. Marseille-Q1614 genome carries:
- the panF gene encoding sodium/pantothenate symporter — protein: MNWAVIIPLLLFLVVIFFIGFWASKFVKSSDSFLSEYFLGGRELGGFILAMTMIATYGSASSFIGGPGVAYTQGFGWVLLSMSQVATGYFVLMILGKKFAIMARRYNAVTLIDFLKERYQSKWVVLTSAFSIIIFLFSAMAAQWVGGARLIESLTGISYLGALFIFAISVLVYVIIGGFRAVAVTDAVQGIVMLVGTLVLLIAVVIAGGGVSNIVADLQAENPNLITPYGFDGNLSAAYVSSFWLLVGVGVVGLPQVTVRAMSYKNSKAMHRALIIGTVVVGFIMLFMHLIGVFARPILPGIEVGDKVMPLIALEVLPAWVAGIVLAAPMAAIMSTVDSLLLLVSSSVVKDVYLNYIEPKASHEKVKKLSMGVTAILGIAVCLMALDPPNLLIWLNLFAFGGLEAAFIWPVVLGLYWSKGNKHGALASMLTGILSYTLFHNFYPEAFGMHTVVLPVVLSFLAFILVSLITAKNAGAGTGSNYDSLERSM
- a CDS encoding YhdT family protein, with amino-acid sequence MKKEKIDPRFKIAHREALMGVGLVIFNFIWWFGFAYGLGSKSPEEYSFVFGLPAWFFYSCVLGFIVMSVLVIVIVKFWFTDVSFDEEGGDHT
- a CDS encoding aspartate aminotransferase family protein, with amino-acid sequence MNKVKTWIERDHDNIMHGMTPFRKNPLIAKSAKGCFVEDTDQNKYLDAMSGLWCVNVGYGREVLAEAAHNQMVEMSYYPLVHSHKPAIELAEKLNSWLDDEYVFFFSNSGSEANEAAFKVARQYFHQKGESERYKVLSRYRAYHGGTLGALAATGQAQRKYKYEPLAAGFIHTVPPDCYHCPLGKQPTTCNHECADMVEQTMTWELDETVAAVIMEPYITGGGVFVPPEGYLKKVRDICDRHGVLLIIDEVISGFGRTGEKFGFQHEGISPDIITMAKGVTSGYLPLSATAVRKDIYDAFKEEGDYNHFRTVNTFGGNPSACALALKNIEIIEEENLVKNSRIRGKQLIDELAELKSHPHVGDIRSKGLVIGIELVKDQSSRIPLEEERINKVITRCKELGVIIGKNGDTVAGFNNVLTIAPPLIIDEGTVRFLSGAIKRAIQDSCF